A genome region from Streptomyces antimycoticus includes the following:
- a CDS encoding ABC transporter permease, which yields MTRSTSLPNGGAFAPAWHGSSPWAQLLILTQRSLKAHLAHRRTLILAMLQPVFMLLLLSEVFGSIVDLDHLPGGVSYLDYLLPALLVTTGIGPAIASGIGLVRDMDNGAVARLRTLPIHAPLLLFARSFADLLRTTAQLAILLVVAVVFMDADPAGGVVGLVAALLLTCVVVWAMTWIFLALAAWLRSAEALQSMAYLVTFPLMFASSAFVPVDRMPGWLQVLAILNPLSYAMDASRALCLDQPLGAQVWSALGASAMVALVGASAAVWAFRRPLV from the coding sequence ATGACCCGTAGCACGTCATTACCAAACGGCGGCGCCTTCGCTCCCGCCTGGCACGGCAGCAGCCCTTGGGCGCAATTGCTGATCCTCACCCAGCGGTCGCTCAAGGCCCATCTCGCACACCGTCGGACCCTGATCCTCGCCATGCTGCAGCCGGTCTTCATGCTGCTGCTGCTCAGCGAGGTCTTCGGCAGCATCGTCGACCTCGACCACCTGCCGGGCGGCGTCTCCTACCTGGACTATCTGCTGCCCGCGCTGCTGGTGACCACGGGCATCGGTCCCGCGATCGCCTCCGGTATCGGCTTGGTCCGGGACATGGACAACGGTGCGGTGGCACGGCTGCGCACCCTGCCCATCCACGCGCCGCTGCTGTTGTTCGCCCGCAGCTTCGCCGACCTGCTGCGCACCACCGCACAGCTGGCGATCCTGCTGGTGGTGGCCGTGGTGTTCATGGACGCCGACCCGGCCGGCGGCGTCGTGGGACTGGTGGCCGCGCTGCTGCTGACCTGCGTGGTGGTGTGGGCGATGACCTGGATCTTCCTGGCGCTGGCGGCCTGGCTGCGCAGTGCGGAGGCGCTGCAGAGTATGGCCTATCTGGTGACGTTCCCGCTGATGTTCGCCTCCAGCGCGTTCGTCCCGGTGGACCGTATGCCGGGCTGGCTACAGGTCCTGGCGATCCTCAACCCGCTGTCGTATGCGATGGACGCCTCGCGCGCGCTCTGCCTCGACCAGCCGCTGGGCGCCCAGGTGTGGTCCGCTCTGGGCGCGAGCGCCATGGTCGCGCTGGTCGGGGCGAGCGCGGCGGTGTGGGCGTTCCGGCGACCCCTGGTCTGA
- a CDS encoding acyl-CoA dehydrogenase family protein — translation MTTASPTTPTQNPSAAPVERLTRLLGELTGPGQPFSPEGLAELDRAEAFPTEACQALDAFGLRRYYVPAEHGGVLESFDVVMRLLRAVSRIDLTVAVSHGKTYLGAAATWIAGEPEAARRLGGRIAEGTPVSCALTERHHGSDLMAGELTARPAPGGGWLLSGEKWLINSATRAGLVTVLARTDDNGGPRGFSLFLADKSRLAPECFTHLPKVPTYGIRGADISGIAFHDAPLPEDALIGRVGEGIEIILKALHLSRTGCVAMSLGAGDHALALAAEFVAQDGGGLARDPYVRRELGEAAAGLLLADATGVVAARSPHALAGEMSVISAAAKAYVPAEVDTLIARLLQLLGPYGLLRPDDPHTGFAKVERDHRIIGIFDGSSQVNRSALIEQFPRIARGYAKGRWDAEGLAEATNPHAPLRPMRPGAFGLVSSGGCSVVAGLPAAVGELRDVAARGHASTALTTLAGRLLDVSDRLHQDMAAIRFSPRAVPGHAFRFAERFESCFAAASALHLWLSAVARAQGPLPETALLACLVKALTDLEEPVDDADRTVFDDLAEAVLARPSAPFHSLLDHVEPTSSQEGAVS, via the coding sequence ATGACCACCGCCTCCCCGACCACCCCGACCCAGAACCCCTCCGCCGCGCCCGTCGAGCGGCTCACCCGCCTGCTCGGCGAGCTCACCGGACCGGGGCAGCCCTTCTCACCCGAGGGGCTCGCCGAACTCGACCGGGCGGAGGCGTTTCCCACCGAGGCATGCCAGGCGCTCGACGCGTTCGGACTGCGGCGCTACTACGTACCGGCCGAACACGGCGGCGTACTGGAGAGCTTCGACGTCGTCATGCGGCTGCTGCGGGCCGTGTCCCGGATCGATCTGACCGTGGCCGTCTCGCACGGGAAGACCTATCTCGGGGCCGCCGCCACCTGGATCGCGGGAGAGCCGGAGGCCGCCCGCCGGCTGGGAGGGCGGATAGCGGAGGGGACACCCGTCTCCTGCGCCCTGACCGAACGCCACCACGGCAGCGATCTGATGGCCGGTGAGCTGACCGCCAGGCCCGCCCCGGGCGGGGGCTGGCTGCTGTCCGGCGAGAAGTGGCTGATCAACTCAGCCACCCGGGCCGGCCTGGTCACCGTCCTCGCCCGTACCGACGACAACGGCGGACCGCGCGGCTTCAGCCTCTTCCTCGCGGACAAGTCCCGCCTCGCCCCGGAGTGCTTCACCCACCTGCCCAAAGTGCCCACCTACGGCATCCGGGGCGCGGACATCAGCGGCATCGCCTTCCACGACGCCCCACTGCCCGAGGACGCGCTCATCGGGCGGGTCGGTGAGGGCATCGAGATCATCCTCAAAGCGCTGCACCTCTCCCGGACCGGCTGCGTCGCGATGTCACTGGGCGCGGGGGACCACGCGCTCGCCCTGGCCGCCGAGTTCGTGGCCCAGGACGGCGGAGGGCTCGCACGGGACCCGTACGTGCGGCGGGAGCTGGGCGAGGCCGCCGCGGGCCTGCTGCTCGCCGACGCCACCGGCGTGGTGGCGGCGCGCTCCCCGCACGCGCTCGCCGGCGAGATGAGCGTCATCTCCGCTGCCGCGAAGGCATATGTGCCCGCCGAGGTCGACACCCTCATCGCGCGCCTGCTGCAGCTCCTCGGCCCGTACGGACTGCTCCGCCCCGACGACCCGCACACCGGATTCGCCAAGGTGGAACGCGACCACCGCATCATCGGCATCTTCGACGGCAGTAGCCAGGTCAACCGCAGCGCCCTCATCGAGCAGTTCCCCCGCATCGCCCGCGGCTACGCGAAGGGCCGGTGGGACGCGGAGGGCCTCGCCGAGGCCACGAATCCGCACGCCCCCCTGCGCCCGATGCGGCCCGGCGCGTTCGGCCTGGTCTCCAGCGGCGGCTGCTCCGTCGTGGCCGGCCTGCCGGCCGCGGTCGGCGAGCTGCGCGACGTGGCCGCACGCGGCCACGCCTCCACCGCGCTCACCACCCTCGCCGGGCGGCTCCTGGACGTGTCCGACCGGCTCCACCAGGACATGGCGGCGATCCGGTTCTCGCCCCGCGCCGTCCCCGGCCACGCGTTCCGGTTCGCCGAGCGGTTCGAGTCGTGCTTCGCGGCGGCCTCGGCGCTCCACCTGTGGCTGAGCGCCGTCGCCCGCGCCCAGGGCCCCCTCCCGGAGACCGCGCTGCTCGCCTGCCTCGTCAAGGCGCTCACCGACCTGGAGGAGCCCGTCGACGACGCCGACCGCACCGTCTTCGACGACCTCGCCGAAGCGGTCCTCGCCCGCCCGTCCGCCCCCTTCCACTCGCTCCTCGACCACGTGGAGCCCACCAGCTCCCAGGAGGGGGCCGTCTCGTGA
- a CDS encoding fatty acyl-AMP ligase, giving the protein MAGIVTAPTVDAVLREHAENRPEKTAAVFVTDPLRTDGAQRLTYAELDAQARSVAVRLRAHVSPGGRVVLLYPAGLAFLIAFLGCLYAGAVAVPSSLPGRYRHERYRVRRIADDAGAVAILTDTATRADIEAWAAEEGLDTLPLLVTDDGETADPDAWTMARAGHDTLAVLQYTSGSTGDPKGVMISHGNALHNTANLADSLELDETTPIGGWIPHFHDMGLMGSILPPLLLGSTTVLMSPTTFLKRPHLWLHMVDRFGIEASAAPDFAYDLCSRRVTDAQSEGLDLSRWRHALDGSEPVRAAVLERFQRRFTGHGLRADALTPCYGMAEATLFIAGAAGTAPRVRHVSAELLERHEFRPAAPDEPARAVVGCGPPLGAEVRIVEPDTRQVLPEGGVGEIWIRGDIVGQGYWNREATNEAEFRATTADGDTDWLRTGDLGVLYEGELHITGRIKDVLNLRGRNLYPQDIEQELRTQWPELGNLVGACFAVPGEGPQGDDVLVVTHEVRGIKDEERLGELAAEMRLTVAREFGAPVGAVLLLRPGGVRRTTSGKIQRSAMRDLFRAGELRPTYAVYEQSLLRPLPEPQEAAV; this is encoded by the coding sequence ATGGCGGGAATCGTCACCGCCCCCACCGTTGACGCAGTGCTCCGGGAGCATGCGGAAAACCGTCCGGAAAAGACGGCGGCCGTATTCGTGACGGACCCGTTGCGCACCGACGGGGCGCAACGGCTCACGTATGCGGAACTCGACGCACAGGCCAGGAGCGTCGCCGTACGGCTCCGCGCCCATGTCTCGCCGGGGGGCCGCGTCGTCCTGCTGTACCCCGCCGGGCTGGCCTTCCTCATCGCCTTCCTCGGCTGCCTGTACGCCGGCGCCGTCGCGGTTCCCTCGTCCCTGCCCGGCCGGTACCGGCACGAGCGCTACCGGGTCAGGCGCATCGCGGACGACGCGGGCGCCGTGGCGATCCTCACCGACACCGCCACCCGCGCCGACATCGAGGCCTGGGCAGCCGAGGAGGGACTCGACACCCTTCCCCTCCTGGTCACCGATGACGGCGAGACCGCCGATCCCGACGCATGGACGATGGCGCGCGCCGGACACGACACGCTCGCCGTGCTCCAGTACACCTCCGGCTCCACCGGCGACCCCAAAGGCGTGATGATCAGCCACGGCAATGCGCTGCACAACACCGCCAACCTCGCCGACTCGCTGGAACTGGACGAGACCACCCCCATCGGCGGGTGGATCCCGCACTTCCACGACATGGGGCTGATGGGCTCGATACTCCCGCCACTGCTCCTCGGCTCGACCACCGTCCTGATGAGCCCCACCACCTTCCTCAAACGCCCCCATCTGTGGCTGCACATGGTCGACCGCTTTGGCATCGAGGCGTCCGCCGCACCGGACTTCGCCTACGACCTGTGCAGCCGACGGGTCACCGACGCGCAGAGCGAGGGCCTGGACCTGTCCCGCTGGCGGCACGCGCTGGACGGCTCCGAACCCGTACGCGCCGCCGTGCTCGAACGATTCCAGCGGCGCTTCACCGGCCACGGCCTGCGCGCCGACGCCCTGACCCCCTGCTACGGCATGGCCGAGGCGACGCTCTTCATCGCCGGGGCCGCCGGCACCGCCCCCCGGGTGCGCCACGTCTCCGCCGAGCTCCTGGAACGCCACGAGTTCCGGCCCGCGGCCCCCGACGAGCCCGCCCGCGCCGTCGTCGGCTGCGGCCCGCCGCTCGGCGCCGAGGTGCGCATCGTCGAACCCGACACCCGGCAGGTCCTGCCCGAAGGCGGCGTCGGCGAGATCTGGATCCGCGGTGACATTGTCGGCCAGGGCTACTGGAACCGCGAGGCCACCAACGAGGCCGAGTTCCGCGCCACGACCGCGGACGGCGACACCGACTGGCTGCGCACCGGAGACCTCGGAGTCCTGTACGAGGGCGAACTCCACATCACCGGCCGCATCAAGGACGTCCTCAACCTGCGCGGCCGCAACCTCTATCCGCAGGACATCGAGCAGGAACTGCGCACCCAGTGGCCCGAATTGGGCAACCTCGTCGGCGCCTGCTTCGCCGTACCGGGCGAGGGCCCGCAGGGCGACGACGTACTCGTGGTCACCCACGAGGTGCGCGGCATCAAGGACGAGGAACGGCTGGGCGAACTCGCCGCCGAGATGCGGCTCACCGTCGCCCGTGAATTCGGCGCCCCCGTCGGCGCGGTCCTGCTGCTGCGCCCCGGCGGAGTACGCCGCACCACCAGCGGCAAGATCCAGCGGTCCGCGATGCGCGACCTGTTCCGCGCCGGCGAACTGCGACCCACCTACGCGGTCTACGAGCAGAGCCTGCTGCGCCCCTTACCCGAGCCCCAGGAGGCCGCCGTATGA